A region of Myxococcus stipitatus DSM 14675 DNA encodes the following proteins:
- a CDS encoding WD40 repeat domain-containing protein, with protein MRVFTGHTGGVQDVALHKDGEHMVSAGRDGMLRLWSTKTGACILERRSPWPALRGVRLHPTASGSSTGDMTSAWS; from the coding sequence GTGCGCGTGTTCACCGGACACACGGGAGGCGTGCAAGACGTCGCGCTGCACAAGGACGGGGAGCACATGGTCTCGGCCGGGCGAGACGGAATGCTCCGGCTGTGGAGCACGAAGACGGGGGCGTGCATCCTGGAGCGCCGCTCACCCTGGCCCGCGCTGCGCGGCGTGCGACTGCACCCGACGGCCAGCGGCTCGTCAACTGGGGATATGACGAGCGCGTGGAGCTGA
- a CDS encoding sigma-54-dependent transcriptional regulator, with amino-acid sequence MTDRPSVLVVDDKENMCHLVARILGDAYQVKTVEDGARALALIRTREFDVVVTDIRMPGADGFEVLRAIKQHAPDTEVILMTAYATVPRAVEAIKEGAYDYLSKPFDPDEVSLVVARALERKQLKAQAASLRRELNGVYGFQNLIGKSAPMRALYGLLERAAGLAITVLITGETGTGKELVARAIHHHGPRKNKPFIAVNCGALPSELIESELFGHVRGAFTGAGETKMGLVEAASGGTLFLDEIGELPLAVQVKLNRMLQDKEVRRVGEATARRIDVRVITATHRDLKAEVAAGRFREDLYYRLNVFPVQLPPLRERREDIPLLAMHFVQKAAKTYRLPVDGLEPEALRVLTGYAWPGNVRQLENAIERAVAITSGTRVGTSALPPEVLGESQGAVANDPLVKLPFREAVDLVRDRASRDYLIALLREFGGNVTRAAERAGMERESLHRLLKRFGLRSDDFKEPAA; translated from the coding sequence GTGACCGACAGACCGAGTGTTCTCGTCGTCGATGACAAGGAGAACATGTGCCACCTCGTCGCTCGCATCCTGGGTGACGCCTATCAGGTGAAGACCGTCGAGGACGGGGCCCGTGCGCTGGCGCTCATCCGGACGCGTGAGTTCGACGTGGTGGTGACGGACATCCGCATGCCCGGCGCGGATGGCTTCGAGGTGCTCCGCGCCATCAAGCAGCACGCCCCGGACACGGAGGTCATCCTGATGACCGCCTACGCCACCGTTCCCCGAGCGGTGGAGGCCATCAAGGAAGGGGCCTATGACTACCTGTCGAAGCCGTTCGACCCGGATGAGGTCTCGCTCGTCGTGGCACGGGCGCTGGAGCGCAAGCAGCTCAAGGCCCAGGCGGCCTCGCTGCGCCGGGAGCTGAATGGTGTCTACGGCTTCCAGAACCTCATCGGGAAGAGCGCGCCCATGCGGGCGCTGTATGGCTTGCTGGAGCGGGCGGCGGGACTGGCCATCACCGTGCTCATCACGGGGGAGACGGGAACGGGCAAGGAGCTGGTGGCGCGGGCCATCCATCACCATGGGCCGAGGAAGAACAAGCCGTTCATCGCGGTCAATTGTGGCGCGCTCCCATCCGAGCTCATCGAGAGTGAGCTGTTCGGCCACGTCCGGGGTGCATTCACGGGCGCGGGGGAGACCAAGATGGGCCTCGTCGAGGCTGCCTCTGGTGGGACGCTCTTCCTGGACGAGATTGGGGAACTGCCCCTGGCTGTCCAGGTGAAGCTCAACCGCATGCTCCAGGACAAGGAGGTGCGCCGGGTGGGCGAGGCAACGGCTCGTCGCATCGACGTGAGAGTCATTACCGCCACGCACCGCGACCTCAAGGCCGAGGTGGCCGCGGGCCGCTTCCGCGAAGACCTCTACTACCGGCTGAATGTCTTCCCGGTGCAGCTGCCGCCGCTGCGAGAGCGACGCGAGGACATCCCGTTGCTGGCGATGCACTTCGTACAGAAGGCAGCGAAGACCTACCGGTTGCCCGTGGATGGGCTGGAGCCGGAGGCACTACGGGTCCTGACGGGCTACGCGTGGCCAGGGAATGTGCGCCAGTTGGAGAATGCCATTGAGCGCGCGGTGGCCATCACCTCGGGCACTCGCGTGGGAACGAGCGCGCTTCCGCCGGAGGTGCTGGGAGAATCACAGGGAGCGGTGGCGAACGACCCGTTGGTGAAGCTGCCCTTCCGGGAGGCCGTGGACCTCGTGAGGGACCGCGCGTCTCGTGACTACCTCATCGCGCTGCTGCGTGAGTTCGGGGGCAATGTGACTCGGGCGGCGGAACGGGCGGGGATGGAGCGGGAGAGTCTCCACCGACTGCTCAAGCGCTTCGGGCTGCGGTCCGATGACTTCAAGGAGCCAGCGGCGTAG
- a CDS encoding RHS repeat-associated core domain-containing protein, protein MSTLSTWRTGSLDGPYTVTDHLGVPRELVTEEGRGGWASKLGPFGTPRNEDAPLAECPLRYPGQWADEGSGLSYNRHRYYVPWAAQYLSPDPLQLFDDPNGAYGYSTNPLQWTDPLGLINVTYDAYDTVRDRPGGVYAEISPSDIGTGSHATYTPTGFNNSHPDHHERGHLIGRQLGGDGTDCRNIAILT, encoded by the coding sequence ATGTCGACTTTGTCCACGTGGAGAACAGGCTCCCTGGATGGGCCGTACACGGTGACGGACCACCTGGGGGTTCCGCGGGAGCTCGTCACCGAAGAGGGCAGGGGCGGCTGGGCCAGCAAGCTGGGCCCCTTTGGCACCCCGCGCAACGAGGACGCGCCGCTCGCTGAATGTCCGCTCCGCTATCCGGGGCAGTGGGCGGATGAGGGGAGCGGCCTCTCGTACAACCGCCATCGGTACTACGTGCCGTGGGCGGCACAGTACCTCTCCCCGGATCCGCTCCAGCTCTTCGATGACCCCAACGGGGCCTACGGATACTCCACCAATCCGCTCCAATGGACGGATCCGCTGGGCCTCATCAACGTCACGTATGACGCCTACGACACGGTGCGGGATCGGCCCGGCGGTGTCTACGCGGAGATCTCTCCCTCGGACATCGGCACGGGGTCGCATGCGACGTACACGCCGACGGGCTTCAACAACTCGCACCCGGATCACCACGAGCGTGGCCACCTGATTGGCCGTCAGCTCGGCGGCGACGGCACAGACTGCCGCAACATCGCCATCCTCACATGA
- a CDS encoding RHS repeat-associated core domain-containing protein produces the protein MGSPSGRVSVGHPVDVASGVLWHEFEDHALAGQLKLGFKRRYSSALSGRAEGMFGPGWSSPFEMRVRRDLEGYRLIGEDGESEICFDDRAGAIESGGVVRNLGAFHELRGEKGRLIVTRWSAHPKSGDILQFIFESRKNTPWWFLSAIQNLHGRRIEIQHDASGRVLALVQRREGRRYQLGYNAAGRVTEVRLSNPLGASSSKQQLPGRDSLVLKYAYDGNGRLIEMTDALGNGSRYEYDPLGRLVREVTLGGMVFRFSYDAQGRCKETTGQDDFDQISLEFDPARRVTVATNSLGHPTRYHWNEAGQVEQVVSPLGNTRTTAYDEYGRITRQVQPGGSTTTYAYDASGNLAKEVSPTGATTAFEYNAQHQLLCTTDALGHRWTQAYDAQGRLVSATDPLEQTWSYDYGAEGDLVGIRSPSRGTRRFEWDLHGNLTAVTDWRGRRTLYEWDAKGRLSAIVDPLGFRSEAISDVLGRVREVRLPDGTRRRYAWSNYNHLTEYVDERNAATRWRRLACGLVSEVIAPNGNRLQYEYSTLPGQLLCIRNASGETHRYEYDAEGRRILETDFSGRTRRYGYDRDGNLISVGTASGGRIELKRDLAGAITEVLHEDGSVIRYTYDPRGLMVSADNGDCVIERKYDGAGRRVFEKQGEYEIESVYDGEGNRIRRRSSAGDETAFEWDANGQVTRISSREGPALRFEYDARLNEIARSFDGGVSIAQEFDSRGRCIEQRVSSSSFSEGEGPRPHRRYAYDAASNLISMEDAAWGPSKYAHDAVRRLTSVQEPTGVTEHFSYDAANNLTALGFAEPSSTPAPARTRLFEYRAGGELVGADGVKYEYDAEGQRSRRRDRRGDTRYSWNSYGQLARLTLPNGTQWRYKYDALGRRIQKVGPNKRIDYVWDGDVILHEVRSTSSGAQDVVTWEFHPSGFTPLAKSDKGIRYLCVNDASGAPRELIAPDGKVAWSARLSAWGELREVAQNDVSCPLRFQGQWYDEESDLHYNRHRYYDPATGRYVSRDPIGLSGGLNAYTYPRSPLTQADPYGLTGGCPPLDLSIVKQSTGETREEHIRLHNTDNPNKPSHGVFADDGVAVTQEAWARAHTLGLTPDSTGRLNVPMGRDVGLLGGIAGAAANHPLLTSVTIIVIPGTNRLITAYPDT, from the coding sequence ATGGGGAGCCCGAGCGGGAGGGTTTCGGTCGGACACCCAGTGGATGTTGCCTCAGGTGTCCTCTGGCATGAGTTCGAGGACCACGCGCTTGCGGGCCAACTCAAGCTTGGCTTCAAGCGGCGTTACAGCAGTGCGCTTTCGGGTAGGGCCGAGGGCATGTTCGGACCCGGGTGGTCATCCCCTTTCGAGATGCGCGTCAGGCGTGATCTCGAGGGATACCGGCTGATCGGGGAGGATGGCGAGAGCGAGATCTGCTTCGACGACAGGGCAGGTGCCATCGAGTCGGGCGGAGTCGTCAGGAACCTCGGCGCCTTCCATGAGCTGAGAGGGGAGAAGGGCAGGCTCATCGTCACCCGATGGTCGGCCCACCCGAAGTCTGGGGACATCCTTCAGTTCATCTTCGAGAGCAGGAAGAACACCCCCTGGTGGTTCCTCTCCGCCATCCAGAACCTCCATGGCCGGAGAATCGAGATTCAGCATGACGCCTCGGGTCGGGTCCTGGCCCTGGTTCAAAGGCGCGAGGGGCGCAGGTATCAGCTGGGCTACAACGCTGCCGGCCGAGTCACCGAGGTTCGCCTTTCCAACCCCCTCGGAGCTTCCTCCTCGAAGCAGCAGCTCCCAGGCCGCGACTCACTTGTCTTGAAGTACGCCTACGATGGAAACGGTCGCCTCATCGAGATGACCGATGCTCTCGGCAATGGCAGTCGGTATGAATACGATCCCCTGGGGCGCCTGGTGCGAGAGGTCACCCTGGGAGGAATGGTCTTTCGCTTCTCCTACGATGCGCAGGGGCGCTGCAAGGAGACCACGGGCCAGGACGACTTCGATCAAATCAGTCTGGAGTTCGACCCGGCCCGACGGGTGACCGTGGCGACCAACAGCCTGGGTCACCCCACGCGGTACCACTGGAATGAGGCGGGGCAGGTCGAGCAGGTGGTCTCCCCGCTCGGAAACACACGCACCACCGCCTATGACGAGTACGGGCGCATCACGCGGCAGGTCCAACCCGGAGGTTCAACGACAACCTACGCATACGATGCGTCCGGCAACCTGGCCAAGGAAGTCTCACCGACAGGTGCGACGACGGCTTTCGAGTACAACGCCCAGCATCAACTGCTCTGCACGACGGATGCTCTGGGGCACCGATGGACTCAGGCCTATGACGCTCAGGGCCGCCTCGTCTCCGCGACGGATCCCCTTGAGCAGACATGGTCGTACGATTACGGCGCTGAGGGAGATCTCGTTGGCATCCGCAGTCCGTCCCGGGGAACGCGTCGATTTGAATGGGACCTGCATGGAAACCTGACGGCTGTCACGGACTGGCGAGGCCGTCGGACGCTCTATGAATGGGACGCAAAAGGGCGCCTCTCGGCGATCGTGGATCCGCTGGGTTTCCGTTCAGAAGCAATCAGTGACGTGCTGGGACGTGTCCGGGAGGTCCGGCTCCCAGATGGGACCCGGCGCAGGTACGCCTGGAGCAACTACAACCACCTCACCGAGTACGTGGATGAGCGCAACGCCGCCACCCGCTGGCGGCGTCTGGCATGTGGCCTGGTCTCCGAGGTCATTGCCCCCAATGGCAACCGCTTGCAGTACGAATACAGCACGCTTCCTGGGCAGCTCCTCTGCATCCGGAATGCGAGCGGAGAGACACATCGGTACGAGTACGACGCCGAGGGCCGCAGGATCCTGGAGACAGACTTCTCAGGACGGACTCGCCGCTATGGCTATGATCGAGATGGCAACCTCATCTCGGTGGGGACGGCATCTGGCGGCCGGATCGAGCTGAAGCGCGACCTGGCGGGGGCCATCACGGAGGTTCTCCACGAGGATGGCTCCGTGATCCGGTACACCTATGACCCGCGCGGGTTGATGGTGAGCGCCGACAATGGTGACTGTGTCATCGAGCGGAAGTACGACGGGGCCGGCCGACGGGTGTTCGAGAAGCAGGGGGAGTACGAGATCGAGAGCGTGTACGATGGCGAGGGAAACCGCATCCGGCGGCGCAGCTCCGCCGGGGACGAGACGGCCTTCGAGTGGGATGCGAACGGTCAGGTGACCCGTATCAGCTCGCGAGAGGGGCCCGCCCTTCGCTTCGAGTATGACGCCCGGCTCAATGAGATCGCCCGTTCCTTCGACGGAGGGGTGTCTATCGCTCAGGAATTCGACAGCAGGGGCCGCTGCATCGAGCAGCGGGTGTCCTCTTCGAGCTTCTCGGAGGGCGAGGGCCCGCGCCCCCATCGACGGTATGCCTATGATGCAGCCAGCAATCTCATCTCCATGGAGGATGCTGCCTGGGGGCCCTCGAAGTACGCACATGATGCTGTCAGGCGCCTCACCTCAGTGCAGGAACCCACCGGGGTGACCGAGCACTTCTCCTATGACGCGGCGAACAATCTGACAGCGCTCGGGTTCGCGGAGCCATCCTCGACCCCCGCCCCCGCCAGGACGCGCCTCTTCGAGTATCGCGCTGGTGGAGAACTCGTCGGGGCTGACGGTGTGAAGTACGAGTATGACGCGGAGGGACAGCGCAGCCGGCGCAGGGATCGACGCGGCGACACTCGCTATTCCTGGAACAGCTACGGTCAGCTGGCCCGGCTCACGCTGCCGAATGGGACGCAGTGGAGATACAAGTACGACGCGCTGGGGCGGCGGATTCAGAAGGTCGGTCCCAATAAACGTATCGATTATGTGTGGGACGGCGATGTCATCCTCCATGAGGTCCGCTCGACTTCCAGCGGCGCGCAGGACGTTGTCACCTGGGAGTTCCATCCCAGCGGCTTCACGCCTCTCGCGAAGTCCGACAAGGGGATCCGATATCTGTGCGTCAACGATGCCTCGGGCGCTCCCAGGGAACTGATCGCACCTGATGGGAAGGTGGCGTGGTCCGCGCGGCTCAGCGCTTGGGGCGAACTGAGAGAGGTCGCCCAGAACGATGTGAGCTGCCCGCTGCGGTTTCAAGGGCAGTGGTATGACGAGGAGTCGGACCTCCATTACAACCGGCACCGGTACTACGATCCTGCGACGGGCCGGTATGTGAGCCGTGATCCGATCGGGCTCTCGGGCGGGCTGAACGCGTATACCTATCCCCGCAGCCCGCTCACCCAGGCTGACCCCTACGGACTGACAGGTGGATGCCCTCCGCTGGATTTGTCCATCGTCAAGCAATCGACGGGCGAGACTCGTGAGGAGCACATTCGGCTTCACAACACGGACAACCCCAACAAACCTTCGCACGGCGTCTTTGCTGACGACGGCGTAGCTGTCACCCAGGAGGCCTGGGCGAGAGCGCACACGTTGGGGTTGACGCCTGATTCGACAGGTAGGTTGAATGTACCGATGGGCAGGGACGTGGGACTTCTCGGCGGGATAGCAGGGGCTGCTGCCAACCACCCATTGCTCACCAGTGTGACGATCATCGTCATCCCTGGAACCAACAGGTTGATTACCGCATACCCGGATACCTGA
- a CDS encoding IS630 family transposase has product MDKVDIHLNPKVGRDWCLPGYRRVVVTPGNNQKRYLAGALNVRTGRLTWVEGRSKASALFIQLLWRLASAYPRARRIHLVLDNAAVHSSRKTRKVLAQLGRRFVLHFLPPYCPQGNRIERVWLDLHANVTRNHRCRTMDRLMARVHAYLAARSAQRSASPSLRRADLRRSA; this is encoded by the coding sequence GTGGACAAAGTCGACATCCACCTCAATCCCAAGGTGGGACGTGACTGGTGCCTGCCTGGGTACAGGCGAGTGGTGGTGACACCCGGCAACAACCAGAAGCGCTACCTGGCTGGAGCTCTCAATGTCCGCACGGGAAGACTGACGTGGGTGGAGGGGAGGAGCAAAGCCAGTGCCCTCTTCATTCAACTTCTCTGGCGCCTGGCGAGTGCCTATCCACGCGCTCGCCGCATCCACCTCGTCCTCGACAACGCCGCCGTCCACTCCAGCAGGAAGACGCGCAAGGTGCTCGCGCAGCTCGGCAGGCGATTCGTCCTGCACTTCCTGCCGCCGTACTGCCCTCAGGGCAATCGCATCGAGCGGGTGTGGCTCGACCTGCACGCCAACGTCACCCGCAATCATCGCTGCCGAACCATGGACCGGCTCATGGCTCGGGTGCATGCCTACCTCGCCGCTCGCTCAGCCCAGCGTTCCGCCAGTCCATCCTTGCGCCGCGCCGACCTCAGGCGTTCAGCCTGA